The genome window AGAACAACAAAAAACGTTAGGTTCACTCTCAATTTGAGTTATATCTTCACTTAAAACCCTTGATTCAACAAATTGTGTTACAAGTTCAGTTTTTTTTGTATCTACAAATAGATCATCGATAAGGTCATACCACATGAGATCATCAAGCTCAACTTTGTCTTCTACTTGGAATTGTTTCCACGAATCATCAGCCTTTGCTCCTTTCAAATCCCATTTGAAGCTAGATTCTTCCTTCAATTGTTGTTCCAACACTTCAATGGGTTCTTCTTCAATAACCTGCACATTTGGAGCACAAACACTAGAAAAAGAATGAGTTAATTGGTTAGAACTTGAACAAGAATCTTTCACACTTATGCACTCAATTCTTTTAatctcttctttttcctcatcTCTCAAGTGCACTTGTTCACCCTCTATTTTACCTCCCAAACGCACTTCACTCGATTCTGTCCACTCATTTCTAGTTCTTGACAACTCACTCTCTTCACTCATCacttcctctcctttttcctctcttgagttGTCAAGTTTCTTACCGTtacttctctctttcttttgtctCTCATCTCGCTTTTGTTTGGATTGAAAAAGGATCCAACTGATGAAGAAACactccctttcttttcttcgaAGAatatgctatttgaagtatctTAAGCACCCACGTACTTGCCAAGAATATCTCTTCTATCTTTTGGAGGACTTCTAACATCAACTCTGATTTTTGGTCTTCTACAAGCACTTGATGTGTCCCTTTGGTCCTTCTTTTCAGAAGCCTTGGGCTTCAACTCCCCCTCATTAGATGAAGGATAGTTTGAAGATATTTTTTTGGAATTATgttgtttcttctttctttcatccCACTCATCATTTGCTTTCTTCATTGCTTCATAGAGTTTTCGTAACCAAgaaaaagtcattttcatctctttcttttaatattttatcttcttcctttcttttggtatCCATGGATGTAGCCATAACCTCCCAAAGGCCTGCAAATTGTTTAATTACAAACAAAAGATTGTTAGAAGCAAAAGGACCTCACCAAAAGAATCACACCCTTACGTTTATCACTCAAGTAGTGGCTCTCAACACTCGTGTATCGCACAAGTAGGCTTTTACCCTCAAAGAATCTCACCACTCTCGCCTTTTACCACTCAAGGGCTGCTCCTCGAAGTTCTTCAATAAACCAGCAACTCAAACACCTCAAAGTAAGTTCCAAAGCTTGGTTCAAGAATGGAGTTTATgtcaaacaaagaaaaggacaaCAAAAACTTAAACGGACAGGAAACAAGAAATACACAacgaaaaataaagagaaaaaaaaacacggAACAAATTGGCacgaaaaaaagaaatagacaCAAAATTACTAGACAACTCTAAGTATGGACAAATACTTCAAGTATCTAGTAAGAGAACATAAAGAAAACTAAATGCAAGAAATAAACACTTTTAAGAAAAGATTTAGAACATATCAATGAGTTTGGATACAAATGTGTTGTAATGACCTTTGCATTCCTCAAAGTGACTCTTGAGTTCCTTGATGAGCAAAAGTCAAAGAACCTTTAAAACTAATGGGATTTTCAAGAGATAACAACCACAATGGATTTCCCCATAATTTAAAGTCTCCAAATCACAAGATAAAGGATtgaagaaatcaagaacaagtaaAGAAAACTTAGAGAATCTTGTTCACGTCCTTTGTTCACTTGAGCAGttttttttctaacttttttttttgctactgTTCACGTGCTACAGTAttatttttttcgtttttttttcagattttttttttttggtatttagaATTCAAATCAATAGATCGGGTGAGTATAGATATACTCAACCATccaaagctctgataccacttgataaCAACACGGATAGCGGAAGACTTTAGAATTGAAAATTAGAAAGGGGGAAGGTTTGATtcttgagaaagaagaacacaagttcaagtatttgatACTTAAAACGTTGTTTAATAGTgaaagaaggagttgaatcaattaagaagaagaagaaatggaggGAGGGAACTCAAACAAGGAATCTTACCATCGAAGAATCCGAGTTGCGGTTCAAAGTAGAACAAAAAGGGCATAACCCAAAAGAGAACCTCAAAGGTCTCCACAAGCACAAggctaatattattaatattcaaacttagttacaatgaaaaagaaaacacccctttatataggagAAATGGTGGCTGCCAccctaaagaaaataaagaacatTCTAGACTTCAAAgttggt of Lycium ferocissimum isolate CSIRO_LF1 unplaced genomic scaffold, AGI_CSIRO_Lferr_CH_V1 ctg5165, whole genome shotgun sequence contains these proteins:
- the LOC132044739 gene encoding uncharacterized protein LOC132044739, producing the protein MKKANDEWDERKKKQHNSKKISSNYPSSNEGELKPKASEKKDQRDTSSACRRPKIRVDVRSPPKDRRDILGNWILFQSKQKRDERQKKERSNGKKLDNSREEKGEEVMSEESELSRTRNEWTESSEVRLGGKIEGEQVHLRDEEKEEIKRIECISVKDSCSSSNQLTHSFSSVCAPNVQVIEEEPIEVLEQQLKEESSFKWDLKGAKADDSWKQFQVEDKVELDDLMWYDLIDDLFVDTKKTELVTQFVESRVLSEDITQIESEPNVFCCSSHVSNLPQCGESGKRDKLSEQIQENLREDESCSYANQLTLSCFSLLSPFMPRIEDELCVKDDDSSLEEDNLMGQGFKVWDNPLWDDTKHEFTVHFCPLWDSNEGSKGDEVSNEDIETHEAFGAVDIEKVELGAECSSSSVEKDKCSHVFNFTISLSCFLDPYLQVHSKPLHKKITFDPYHDHGILNGQCQDSRTNLL